In Crinalium epipsammum PCC 9333, the following are encoded in one genomic region:
- a CDS encoding D-alanyl-D-alanine carboxypeptidase: MLQLFSSGLLSLWLENAGVNAKINPSTLLTWQGVPVFMLPKATEPSVENTLRQYLQQLTAQGMLTANQGIWIQSGSTLLINHQGTVPLPAASLTKTATTLAALETWGTKHQFETLISATGPINNGVLQGDLVITGVGDPFFVWEEAIALGNSLNQIGIRQVTGKLVISGNFYMNYKFDPQEAGQLLQLALNSSTWTPLITSQYLQMRKGTAKPQVVINGGVEVATLPNPYQVLLLRHRSMTLIQILKQMNIYSNNEMSEMLARSLGGHQAVMQIAARAANFPPEEIQLVNGSGLGMENRISARAASNMFMTIQRYLQPQNLTIADLFPVSGRDRAGTMETRHIPTGTIVKTGTLNEVSALSGVMPTRDRSLVWFTIINRGTDITRLRSQQDQLLQKLLQRWEKPLEIPMAIIPRTDTANASKYLGDPGRNEIASKTVKVN, from the coding sequence ATGCTGCAACTGTTTAGCTCTGGATTGCTCTCTCTTTGGCTGGAAAATGCTGGGGTGAATGCCAAGATAAATCCCTCAACCTTGCTTACTTGGCAAGGTGTTCCTGTATTTATGCTACCAAAAGCTACCGAGCCAAGTGTGGAAAATACCCTGCGGCAATATTTACAGCAATTAACAGCACAAGGAATGCTGACAGCAAATCAAGGTATTTGGATTCAGTCAGGGTCAACACTGTTAATTAACCATCAGGGTACAGTACCACTGCCAGCAGCTTCTTTAACAAAAACTGCGACGACTTTAGCTGCTTTGGAAACATGGGGAACAAAACACCAATTTGAAACTTTAATTAGTGCTACAGGTCCGATTAATAATGGGGTTCTTCAGGGAGATTTAGTAATTACTGGCGTTGGCGATCCTTTCTTTGTCTGGGAAGAAGCGATCGCACTGGGCAATTCCCTCAATCAAATAGGCATCCGACAGGTGACTGGTAAGTTGGTCATCAGTGGTAATTTTTATATGAACTATAAGTTCGATCCACAAGAAGCTGGTCAACTTCTTCAGTTAGCTTTAAATAGTAGTACTTGGACTCCCCTAATTACCAGTCAATACTTGCAAATGCGAAAAGGTACGGCTAAACCTCAAGTAGTAATTAATGGCGGTGTTGAGGTAGCTACTTTACCTAATCCTTATCAAGTATTACTGCTGCGTCATCGCTCAATGACGTTGATCCAGATTTTGAAACAAATGAATATTTACAGCAATAATGAAATGTCAGAAATGCTGGCGCGCTCCCTTGGGGGTCATCAAGCAGTTATGCAAATCGCCGCGAGAGCAGCTAATTTCCCTCCAGAGGAAATTCAACTGGTAAATGGTTCAGGGTTAGGGATGGAAAATCGCATATCTGCCCGTGCTGCTTCCAATATGTTTATGACAATTCAACGCTATTTGCAACCACAGAATTTGACCATTGCTGATCTTTTTCCGGTTTCCGGTCGCGATCGCGCTGGGACGATGGAAACGCGGCATATTCCCACAGGAACAATTGTGAAAACTGGCACACTTAATGAAGTTAGCGCCTTATCGGGAGTAATGCCAACACGCGATCGCAGTTTAGTTTGGTTTACCATCATCAATCGCGGGACTGATATTACTAGGTTGCGATCGCAGCAAGATCAACTGCTACAAAAGCTATTACAAAGGTGGGAAAAGCCTTTAGAAATACCAATGGCGATCATACCTAGAACCGATACCGCTAACGCCTCTAAATACCTTGGTGATCCTGGTCGCAATGAAATAGCTAGCAAAACAGTTAAGGTTAATTGA
- the plsX gene encoding phosphate acyltransferase PlsX, translated as MASTRARIAIDAMGGDHAPAEIVAGAIRAQEELDVEVLLVGDPQQIEASLKQHNSSHHIEIVPAEGTIEMEEEPLSALRRKPKASINVAMQLVKKKQADAVVSAGHSGAAMAAALLRLGRLPGIDRPAIGAVLPTIVPSKSVLILDVGANVDCRPKFLEQFAFMGSIYSQYVLGVDTPKVGLLNIGEEPSKGNDAALRTYQKLEENPNITFLGNAEGRDVLSGQFDVIVCDGFVGNILLKFAEAVGGVMVQILKEELPKGLHGKVGTALLKPNLERIKQRFDHAEHGGALLLGVEGICIITHGSSQAPSIFNAIRIAKEAVDNEVLERIQSQTRIAAAQATDGD; from the coding sequence ATGGCATCAACTCGCGCAAGAATCGCAATTGACGCTATGGGTGGGGATCACGCCCCTGCCGAAATCGTTGCTGGAGCGATTAGGGCTCAGGAAGAACTGGATGTCGAGGTTTTATTGGTGGGAGACCCCCAGCAAATTGAAGCCTCACTCAAGCAACATAACAGTTCTCATCACATAGAAATTGTTCCTGCTGAGGGGACGATTGAGATGGAAGAGGAGCCTTTGAGTGCTTTAAGGCGTAAGCCGAAGGCTTCGATTAATGTGGCAATGCAACTGGTAAAGAAGAAGCAGGCAGATGCCGTAGTGTCAGCAGGACATTCGGGAGCAGCAATGGCAGCAGCCCTCCTGCGACTAGGTAGATTACCAGGAATTGATCGACCAGCAATTGGTGCTGTATTACCAACAATCGTACCGAGTAAGTCGGTGCTAATACTTGATGTCGGCGCAAATGTAGACTGCCGCCCCAAGTTTTTAGAACAATTTGCTTTCATGGGATCAATTTATAGCCAGTACGTGCTGGGTGTTGATACTCCGAAAGTAGGATTACTCAATATTGGTGAAGAACCTTCTAAAGGCAACGATGCGGCTCTTCGCACTTACCAAAAGCTGGAAGAAAATCCCAATATTACTTTTTTAGGTAATGCTGAAGGGCGGGATGTACTTTCTGGGCAATTTGATGTAATTGTCTGCGATGGCTTTGTGGGTAACATCTTGCTGAAATTTGCTGAAGCCGTTGGCGGTGTAATGGTACAAATCCTGAAGGAAGAGTTACCAAAAGGACTACATGGCAAGGTTGGTACAGCTTTGTTAAAACCTAATTTGGAGCGAATTAAACAACGGTTTGACCACGCCGAACATGGCGGTGCTTTACTGTTGGGAGTTGAAGGTATTTGTATCATCACTCATGGTAGTTCCCAAGCGCCATCAATTTTTAATGCAATTCGGATTGCTAAAGAAGCTGTTGATAACGAAGTTTTAGAGCGAATTCAGTCACAGACAAGAATCGCTGCTGCCCAAGCAACTGACGGAGATTAA
- a CDS encoding beta-ketoacyl-ACP synthase III, with product MKPSGVGIAITGSGSAAPAEIVDNQKLTQVVDTSDEWISTRTGIRQRRLATNQDSLTALASVAAQKAIAMAGITPSDLDLIILATSTADDLFGTACKIQAELGAHRAVAFDLTAACSGFVFGLVTAAQYIRTGVYQNVLLIGADILSRWVDWSDRGTCVLFGDGAGAVVLQANESDRLLGFELRSDGTQNNCLNLAYQAQPKELVDGVAIGHGTYQPITMNGKEVYRFAVQKVPEVIEKALFRAEITVDQIDWLVLHQANQRILDAVAQRMKIPNDKVISNLALYGNTSAASIPIAIDEAVQEGKIKHGDIIAASGFGAGLSWGAAIFKWGRNEEC from the coding sequence TTGAAACCATCAGGGGTAGGTATTGCCATTACAGGAAGTGGCTCGGCTGCGCCAGCAGAGATTGTGGATAATCAAAAGCTGACGCAGGTTGTGGATACATCCGATGAGTGGATTAGCACACGCACAGGGATTCGGCAGCGACGATTGGCAACAAACCAAGACTCGTTAACTGCTCTGGCATCTGTTGCTGCTCAAAAAGCGATCGCTATGGCTGGAATTACACCAAGTGATTTAGATCTGATCATTTTGGCTACTTCCACAGCAGATGATTTGTTTGGTACTGCCTGTAAAATTCAGGCAGAATTAGGCGCACATAGAGCCGTAGCATTTGATTTAACTGCTGCTTGCTCTGGTTTTGTGTTTGGATTGGTTACTGCTGCTCAGTATATCCGCACTGGCGTTTATCAAAACGTTCTGCTAATTGGGGCAGATATTCTGTCGCGTTGGGTAGATTGGTCGGATCGCGGTACTTGTGTATTATTTGGGGATGGCGCTGGCGCTGTCGTGTTACAGGCGAATGAAAGCGATCGCTTGTTAGGATTTGAACTCCGTAGTGATGGCACTCAAAACAATTGCCTTAACCTAGCATACCAGGCACAACCCAAAGAGTTAGTCGATGGCGTTGCCATTGGTCATGGCACTTATCAGCCAATTACTATGAACGGCAAAGAAGTTTATCGCTTCGCTGTTCAAAAAGTCCCAGAAGTAATTGAAAAAGCTTTATTTCGGGCTGAAATTACTGTTGACCAAATCGACTGGTTAGTGTTACATCAAGCTAATCAACGAATTCTCGATGCAGTTGCCCAACGCATGAAAATACCTAACGACAAGGTAATCAGTAATCTTGCCCTTTATGGCAATACTTCTGCCGCCTCTATTCCTATCGCCATTGATGAAGCAGTGCAGGAAGGGAAAATTAAACATGGAGATATAATTGCCGCTTCCGGTTTTGGTGCTGGACTTAGCTGGGGGGCAGCCATTTTTAAATGGGGCAGGAATGAGGAGTGTTAG
- the fabD gene encoding ACP S-malonyltransferase, producing MTKTAWVFPGQGSQAIGMGIDLLDLSAAKIKFKQAEEILGWSISEICQAEEKLSRTLYTQPCLYVVESILVDLMRQQGRQPDLVAGHSLGEYVALYAAGVFDFESGLRLVKQRAELMDQVTGGMMIAVMRFDREKLENAIAQTPDVVLANDNSDGQVVISGTPEATQSVIDQVKPKRHLTLNVSGAFHSPFMATAAAEYENLLASVPFADAQVPVLSNVEPLPAVKGDVLKEQIKRQMTGSVRWREICQQLPVENISNVVEIGPGKVLTGLIKRSHPDINLENVSNAADLQLAISYAAN from the coding sequence ATGACTAAAACTGCATGGGTATTTCCTGGACAAGGTTCTCAGGCAATTGGAATGGGAATCGACTTGCTAGACTTATCGGCAGCAAAAATTAAGTTTAAGCAAGCTGAGGAAATTTTAGGCTGGTCTATATCAGAAATTTGTCAAGCAGAAGAAAAGTTATCGCGCACTCTTTATACGCAGCCTTGCCTTTATGTTGTAGAAAGTATTCTAGTTGATTTGATGCGGCAGCAAGGTCGTCAGCCCGACTTAGTTGCTGGTCACAGTTTGGGAGAGTATGTGGCTTTATATGCTGCTGGTGTGTTTGATTTCGAGTCTGGCTTACGCTTAGTTAAGCAACGGGCAGAATTAATGGATCAAGTTACTGGCGGAATGATGATCGCCGTGATGCGGTTTGATAGAGAAAAGTTAGAAAATGCGATCGCCCAAACACCCGATGTAGTTTTAGCTAATGACAATAGTGATGGTCAAGTTGTGATTTCTGGTACACCAGAAGCTACACAATCAGTAATCGATCAAGTAAAGCCCAAGCGTCATCTAACTTTAAACGTATCAGGAGCTTTTCATTCTCCGTTTATGGCAACAGCCGCCGCCGAGTATGAGAACTTGTTGGCATCTGTGCCATTTGCAGACGCGCAAGTGCCAGTACTTTCTAATGTAGAACCTCTACCTGCTGTAAAAGGCGACGTTTTGAAGGAACAAATTAAGCGTCAGATGACGGGTTCTGTTCGTTGGCGAGAAATTTGTCAACAATTGCCAGTAGAAAATATTAGTAATGTCGTAGAAATTGGACCAGGTAAAGTATTAACTGGCTTGATTAAACGCTCTCACCCTGATATAAACTTGGAAAACGTTAGTAACGCTGCTGACTTACAGCTTGCCATCAGTTATGCAGCCAATTGA
- a CDS encoding lysophospholipid acyltransferase family protein translates to MQPIEPSRSREPFVSLVLYRAFKWSIIVPALRVYFNAQVYGAENVPTQGPLLVVSNHASDFDPLILSSCVGRPVAYMAKEELFQVPILKQAITLYGAYPVKRGSADRSAIRAALASIEAGWAAGIFLEGTRTQDARIYSPKLGATMIAAKANAPLLPVSLWGTEKILKKGSAIPQKVPITVRIGELIPAPKSSKRDELEAVTQKCADVINAMHDLGR, encoded by the coding sequence ATGCAGCCAATTGAACCTAGCAGAAGTCGGGAACCTTTTGTCAGCTTGGTATTGTACCGCGCGTTTAAGTGGTCAATAATTGTCCCCGCGTTGCGCGTTTACTTTAACGCGCAAGTTTATGGGGCTGAAAACGTGCCAACGCAAGGTCCACTGCTGGTAGTTAGCAATCATGCTAGTGACTTTGACCCACTCATTTTATCTAGTTGTGTGGGTCGTCCAGTAGCTTATATGGCAAAGGAAGAACTATTTCAAGTTCCAATTTTAAAGCAAGCAATTACGCTTTACGGTGCTTATCCCGTGAAACGGGGATCTGCCGATCGCAGTGCCATTCGTGCCGCCCTAGCTTCTATAGAAGCTGGGTGGGCAGCAGGAATATTTTTAGAAGGAACTCGCACACAAGATGCGCGGATTTACTCTCCTAAATTGGGCGCGACGATGATTGCTGCAAAAGCAAACGCGCCATTATTACCTGTTAGTTTATGGGGGACGGAGAAAATTCTCAAAAAAGGTTCTGCAATCCCCCAGAAAGTGCCAATTACAGTTAGGATCGGTGAGTTAATTCCTGCACCAAAATCCAGTAAACGTGATGAATTAGAGGCGGTAACTCAAAAATGTGCAGACGTGATTAATGCTATGCACGATTTGGGACGTTAA
- a CDS encoding AI-2E family transporter: MNERPTDYIWDRLNNSTLIRFLLLFACGWALVQLLDYFQVVIVIFTFAGILAFLLSYPVRWLNRYLPHGLAVALVYFLGMAMIIGLTLSVGITVVSQGQQLVESLTTFVNSLVPVIERLENFLQARNIRVNLTATPEQWRDQVVAGLGVGIGYSLATLQIFFANFLNLILIAVVALFMLLDGERLWILILKIIPERLQKRFNYLIKRNFLGFFRGQMLLCLFLTTTTFVVFIILRVPFPLLLAIIAGVFDVIPGIGATLGVGIIFLIVLSQKVWLAVTVLIACIIIQQVQDNFIAPRIMQTSLNINPVVVFFALLVGAKVAGLLGVFIAIPITGVVVSLFEIDEMKAES, encoded by the coding sequence ATGAATGAGCGACCAACAGATTATATTTGGGATCGTCTCAACAATTCAACGTTGATTAGATTCTTGCTACTATTTGCCTGTGGTTGGGCGTTGGTACAACTTTTAGATTATTTTCAAGTAGTTATTGTTATTTTTACCTTTGCAGGGATTTTAGCTTTTTTACTAAGTTATCCTGTACGCTGGCTGAATCGTTATTTACCGCATGGATTAGCTGTTGCCCTGGTGTATTTCCTTGGTATGGCTATGATAATTGGTTTGACACTTTCAGTAGGTATAACTGTTGTTTCGCAAGGTCAACAATTAGTTGAAAGCTTAACAACTTTTGTAAATTCTTTAGTACCAGTTATAGAAAGATTAGAAAATTTTCTGCAAGCTCGTAATATTAGAGTGAACTTGACCGCGACACCGGAGCAATGGCGAGATCAAGTTGTAGCAGGTTTGGGCGTAGGAATTGGTTATAGCTTGGCAACTTTACAGATATTTTTTGCTAATTTCTTAAATTTAATTTTAATTGCAGTTGTTGCTTTGTTTATGTTATTGGATGGAGAACGACTATGGATTTTGATTTTGAAGATAATTCCTGAGAGGTTACAAAAAAGATTTAATTATTTAATTAAGCGAAACTTTTTAGGGTTTTTTAGAGGTCAGATGCTGTTGTGCCTATTTCTGACTACAACAACATTTGTGGTATTTATAATTTTGCGAGTACCTTTTCCATTATTATTAGCAATAATTGCGGGGGTGTTTGATGTTATTCCAGGTATAGGTGCAACATTAGGAGTGGGAATAATATTTTTAATTGTTTTATCTCAAAAGGTTTGGTTGGCAGTTACAGTGTTGATAGCTTGTATAATTATTCAGCAAGTTCAAGATAATTTTATTGCTCCTAGAATTATGCAAACTTCGCTGAATATTAACCCTGTAGTGGTATTTTTTGCTTTATTAGTAGGCGCTAAAGTAGCAGGTTTGTTAGGAGTTTTTATTGCTATTCCAATTACTGGTGTAGTTGTAAGCTTGTTTGAGATTGATGAAATGAAGGCAGAATCATAA
- a CDS encoding DUF2288 domain-containing protein encodes MSNLRAELADAVDQAEWDWLKQHVQRDVVVVVAEGLDLIDVGVAIANDNVTSIQHWIGEQLIAKPSVEQMAVWNSDRTKRFHALIVQPYVLVQEISA; translated from the coding sequence ATGTCGAATTTAAGAGCAGAATTAGCAGACGCAGTTGATCAAGCTGAGTGGGATTGGCTTAAACAGCACGTACAGCGTGATGTAGTGGTAGTTGTTGCTGAAGGTTTAGACTTGATAGATGTTGGTGTTGCGATCGCCAATGATAATGTTACTTCTATACAACATTGGATAGGGGAACAACTGATCGCTAAACCATCAGTAGAGCAGATGGCAGTTTGGAATAGCGATCGCACAAAGCGATTTCATGCTTTAATTGTGCAACCTTATGTGCTAGTCCAAGAAATTTCAGCTTAA
- a CDS encoding YdcF family protein produces the protein MLLKIRPSRRVHRFSKTRHYQSKLFVWLVPLLAILLWLGYKEIKSYFVQPQVIFVLGGEPLREQFAAKFARQHPNIPIWVSGGTPEGYAKRVFTKAGINWNRVHLDYQAVDTVTNFTTVVERFQAKGINNVYLITSDDHMLRARIIGEVVFGSRGITIKPVSVNTGRSPESVEKSVRDGARAVVWWATGYTGATIARKLKQPKN, from the coding sequence ATGTTATTAAAAATCCGTCCCAGCAGACGAGTACACAGATTTTCTAAAACTCGTCATTATCAAAGCAAATTGTTTGTTTGGCTAGTGCCGCTACTAGCCATTCTACTATGGCTGGGTTATAAGGAAATTAAAAGTTATTTTGTACAACCTCAAGTAATTTTTGTTTTAGGTGGGGAGCCATTGCGAGAGCAATTTGCGGCTAAATTTGCTCGTCAGCACCCTAATATACCAATCTGGGTTTCTGGAGGTACGCCAGAGGGATATGCCAAAAGAGTCTTTACTAAAGCTGGGATCAACTGGAATCGGGTACACCTAGACTATCAAGCTGTAGATACTGTAACTAATTTCACTACTGTTGTAGAGCGATTTCAAGCTAAAGGAATTAACAACGTTTACTTAATTACCTCTGACGATCATATGCTACGCGCTCGGATTATAGGTGAAGTTGTTTTTGGTAGCAGAGGAATTACTATTAAACCAGTATCGGTCAATACAGGGCGATCGCCTGAATCTGTTGAGAAATCTGTGCGTGATGGAGCCAGAGCAGTTGTGTGGTGGGCTACTGGCTATACTGGTGCTACCATTGCTCGTAAGTTAAAACAGCCTAAAAATTAA
- a CDS encoding Mo-dependent nitrogenase C-terminal domain-containing protein yields MISLTNSSYSIDLLHPVRQWLENIEINDPKIAQLLCRLIPAQCPFERDIKIFGYNVFHIPPLCKLNPLYEQLVSLRFQSLCYLVDKCGQDITVYC; encoded by the coding sequence ATGATTAGTTTAACGAACAGCAGTTATAGTATTGACCTACTACATCCTGTACGTCAGTGGTTGGAAAACATAGAAATTAATGACCCGAAAATAGCTCAGTTGCTTTGCAGACTCATTCCAGCGCAATGTCCTTTTGAACGAGATATCAAAATATTTGGTTACAACGTTTTTCATATTCCACCACTATGCAAGCTAAACCCGTTATACGAACAACTGGTTAGTCTTCGCTTCCAGTCTTTGTGCTATCTGGTAGATAAATGTGGTCAAGATATCACAGTTTATTGCTAA
- a CDS encoding vWA domain-containing protein, with the protein MLKLTRILFATTLALSILCFPTKAFAKAKIQIAILLDSSNSMDGLIDQTRTQLWQIVNNLTKVTKNGEVPQLEVALYHYGNDTLPSSEGYVRLLTNFTPELDRVSEKLFSIQTKGGEEYAGWVIRSAVQQLNWSKDKEDFRVVFIAGNEPFDQGPVLWSEAVNLAVNKDTLINTIYCESAESEERKLWVSGANLGKGSNFNINQDQKIEFVKSPYDEQIATLNTKLNQTYIPYGSEGEVGQQRQAVEDSNSGANLVTRGSSKVSTYYNNASWDLIDALDQGRVTWDKLSNEALPKAMQGMTLAQKQAYVAAKKAERETIKETIRDLSQKRSQYVEKQRQLSANRGENTLDYVMIQSLRQQLAAKGFKLQ; encoded by the coding sequence ATGCTGAAACTTACCCGCATTCTATTCGCAACAACCCTAGCATTAAGCATATTATGTTTTCCCACTAAGGCTTTTGCTAAAGCTAAAATTCAAATTGCTATCCTTTTAGATTCCAGTAATAGCATGGATGGGTTGATCGATCAAACTCGTACTCAACTTTGGCAAATTGTTAATAATTTAACAAAAGTAACCAAAAATGGCGAAGTCCCACAATTAGAAGTTGCTTTATACCATTATGGAAATGATACCTTACCTTCTTCTGAAGGTTATGTGAGGCTCCTAACTAATTTTACTCCGGAATTAGATCGGGTTTCCGAAAAACTATTTAGTATTCAAACCAAAGGCGGTGAAGAATATGCGGGTTGGGTAATTCGTTCGGCTGTACAACAATTAAATTGGAGCAAGGATAAGGAAGATTTTCGCGTTGTTTTTATTGCAGGTAATGAACCATTCGATCAAGGTCCTGTACTGTGGAGTGAAGCGGTTAATCTGGCTGTTAATAAAGATACATTAATTAATACTATCTATTGCGAGTCAGCAGAAAGTGAGGAGCGAAAACTTTGGGTTTCAGGAGCTAATTTAGGGAAAGGTAGCAATTTCAATATTAACCAAGATCAAAAGATTGAATTTGTTAAGTCACCTTACGATGAGCAAATTGCTACTTTGAATACTAAACTTAATCAAACCTACATTCCTTATGGTTCAGAAGGAGAGGTTGGGCAACAACGTCAGGCTGTTGAAGATAGTAATTCAGGCGCAAATTTAGTTACGCGCGGTAGTTCTAAAGTTTCTACATATTATAACAATGCTTCTTGGGACTTGATCGATGCTCTTGATCAGGGACGAGTTACCTGGGATAAATTATCAAACGAGGCTTTACCGAAAGCTATGCAGGGTATGACTTTAGCTCAAAAGCAAGCATATGTAGCAGCCAAGAAAGCGGAAAGAGAGACTATTAAAGAAACGATCCGCGACTTATCTCAAAAACGTAGTCAATATGTTGAAAAACAACGCCAGCTTAGTGCTAATCGTGGTGAGAATACTCTTGATTATGTAATGATTCAAAGTCTGCGTCAGCAATTAGCAGCTAAGGGATTTAAGCTACAGTAG
- a CDS encoding antibiotic biosynthesis monooxygenase produces MIVTCVHVWVKPEHIEDFIKATKINHENSIKEPQNMRFDILQDQGDPSKFILYEAYQSDEGAAAHKQTEHYLTWRDTVAPWMAEPRKGIPYSVIAP; encoded by the coding sequence ATGATTGTTACCTGCGTTCATGTTTGGGTTAAACCAGAACACATTGAAGACTTTATTAAAGCAACTAAAATCAACCACGAAAATTCGATTAAAGAACCGCAAAATATGCGCTTTGATATTCTTCAAGATCAGGGAGATCCTAGCAAGTTTATTTTGTATGAAGCATATCAATCTGATGAGGGAGCCGCAGCACACAAGCAAACTGAGCATTATTTAACTTGGCGGGATACTGTAGCACCTTGGATGGCTGAACCTCGTAAAGGAATTCCCTATAGTGTCATTGCTCCTTAA